From the genome of Syntrophorhabdaceae bacterium, one region includes:
- the istB gene encoding IS21-like element helper ATPase IstB, with the protein MLNEQTMEKLYAMKLAGMAEALKEQWSHPAATDLSFEERFGMLVDAEHLLRENGRMKRLLHGARLKLSASMEDIDYRTPRGLDKSVILSLGTCGWIERHQNVIIIGPTGSGKTFLSCALAHKACRKGLSAYYMRTPKLSYTLAIARADGSYAKTLTRLARARVLVLDDFGLSPLTDPERRDLLEVIEDRHGTASTIIASQLPVDHWHEMIGDPTIADALLDRLVHNAHRIHLKGESMRKRKASLTHKEEMG; encoded by the coding sequence ATGTTGAACGAACAGACGATGGAGAAACTCTACGCGATGAAACTTGCCGGCATGGCAGAGGCATTGAAGGAACAATGGTCGCATCCCGCTGCGACCGATCTCTCATTTGAGGAGCGCTTCGGCATGCTCGTCGACGCAGAGCATCTCTTGAGGGAAAATGGGAGGATGAAACGGTTGCTTCACGGCGCCAGGCTCAAATTATCGGCCTCAATGGAAGACATCGATTACCGCACGCCCCGTGGTCTCGACAAATCCGTCATCCTAAGCCTTGGGACCTGTGGATGGATAGAGCGCCACCAGAACGTGATCATCATAGGACCGACAGGATCGGGAAAAACGTTTCTCTCCTGTGCTTTAGCCCACAAAGCCTGCCGCAAGGGGTTAAGCGCATACTACATGAGAACCCCGAAGCTCTCCTACACCCTTGCCATTGCCAGGGCGGATGGGAGCTATGCGAAAACCTTAACGAGACTTGCCAGGGCACGGGTTCTGGTCCTCGATGATTTTGGACTGTCACCCCTGACTGATCCGGAGCGGAGAGACCTCCTGGAGGTGATCGAAGACAGGCACGGTACGGCATCAACCATCATAGCGAGTCAGCTGCCCGTAGACCACTGGCATGAAATGATAGGCGATCCAACCATTGCCGATGCCCTGCTTGACAGGCTGGTTCACAACGCACATCGGATACACCTGAAAGGGGAATCGATGAGAAAGAGAAAAGCATCATTGACACACAAGGAAGAGATGGGGTAA